The Streptomyces durmitorensis genome contains the following window.
GTGCGAACGCTATGTCGCCCACATCGTTGTCCGCATCATCGCCCGAGGTGTCGGCTACATCTCCGGTCGGAGGTCCCCGGTCGTAGGTACCCGGGCGCGCGACCGGGGCCGGACGGCCGATGCCCGAAGATCGTTCGCTGTCTAGGCTCGGCGTCAGCGGTGCGCGCCCGAGCGCGCCGCGTGCGAAGGGGGAGCCCCATGCCGGTCAACGGTCAGAGCCACATCCGCATCGCCCGCCCGTCCCGCGACCTCGCGGCGGCCGAGCGGTTCTGGGTGACGGGCCTCGGTCTGGACGTCGTATGGCGCTCGGAGGGCGGCGCCGCTCCCGGCGAGCACGACCTGCTCATGGCCGGATGGCCCGACGCCTCCTGGCACCTCGAACTCGTGCACGATGCGGACAAGCCGGTCCTGCCCCGCCCCACGGAGGAGGACCTGCTCGTGATCTACCTCGACGAGCCCGTCCCGGACGCGCTGGTGGCCCGCCTCGAGGCGCACGGCGGCACACGCGTCCCGTCGCCCAACCCGTACTGGAACGAGTGGGGCGTCACCGTCGAGGACCCGGACGGCTACCGCCTGGTGCTCTGCACGCGCGCGTGGTCCAACTCCTGATCAGTCCGTCCGGGCAGCATCGGCGAGCAGCCGCACTCCCTCGGCGATCCTGGCGGGCGTCAGATGGGCGTAGCCGAGGACAAGGCTCACTCCGGAGCCGGCCGCCGGGCCGTGTCCCACTCCGGAGTCGTCCAGCGAGCCCTGGTCGTCGGCGTAATCACTCAGCGGCCGTACCGCGACCCCGGCTGCCGACGCCCGCCGCAGGAAGGCCTCCTGCGGCCCCCGGCGTCCGGGCAGCCGGGCGATGACGTGCAGACCGGCGGCGATGCCGGTCACCTGTGTGCCGGGAAAGTGCTCGTCGAGCGCCGCGACGAGCACGTCCCTGCGCTCCCGGTAGGCGCGCTGGCAGCGGCGCAACTGGCGGTCGTAGTCCCCGCGTTCGACGAAGCGGGCGAGCAGCGCCTGGTCGAGCGCGGGATTGCCCAGGTCCATCATGCGCTTGCGCGCGACGACCTCGTCGGTCATCGACTCCGGCACGAGCAGCCAGCCGAGGCGCAGCCCCGGAGCGAGCGACTTGCTGACCGAGCCCGTGTACGCGACGTGCCCGGGGTCGAGTCCTTGCAGCGCGCCCACCGGGGCGCGGTCGTAGCGGAAGTCCCCGTCGTAGTCGTCCTCGACGACGAGGCCGTCCACGGAGCGCGCCCAGTCGAGGAGTTCGGTGCGCCGCCGTGCCGAGTAGCCGATGCCCAGGGGGAACTGATGGGCGGGCGTGGTGACGACCGCGCGCAGACCCCGCTCCTTCAGTACGCCGGTGACGACGCCCTCGTCGTCGACGGGGACCGGCACCGTGGCGACGTCCGCCGATGCGAACAGCTCGCCGTGCTGGGGGCTTCCGGGGTCCTCGACGCCCACGGCGCGCACCCCGCGCGCGTGGAGCACGAATCCGACCAGCGCCATGGCCTGCGCCACTCCGGAGCAGACGACGATCGACTCGGGGTCCGCGACCACGCCACGGCGGCGTACGAGCAGTTCGGCCAGGGCCGTACGCAGCCGGGGAAGCCCGCGTGGATCCGGGTAGCCGAGAGCGTCGTGGGGCAGTTCGGCCAGGACGCCGCGGTGAGCGGCGGCCCACGCGGCGCGCGGGAACAGGGAGAGGTCGGGGGTGCCCGCGATGAAGTCCACGCGCGCGTGGACGGGACGTGGCGCCAGATCGCGTGCGCCTCGCGCGGCCGTGCGCGCGGCGCCGCCCACCCAGGTCCCCGCGCCGCGGTCGCTGCGCAGATAGCCCTCGGCCGTCAACTGCTCGTACGCCTCGGTGACGAGCCCCCGTGACACCCCCAGATCGGCGGCGAGCTCACGGCTGGAGGGCAGCCGCGTGCCCGGTGCGAGCCGCCCCGACCTGACCGCGTCGCGCAGCGCCGACCGGAGGCTGCGGCCACGGCTGCGGGCGGGCGCGGAAGCGGCGGGGAGCAGCAGCTCCCAGGCGGCTGTCCCGGCCTTGACCGATCTCGATGTCACCGGATGCGCCTCCAGAGGAGAGAAGGGAGGAAGTGGTTCCCCGAAGTGGTCCCCGAGCCAGCCCCGGAAGTGGACCTTAAACCGGTCCGCTTCTCTTCCTAGCGTCAGGGACATGAACGCGAACCTCACACGCGGGTCCCTGCTCGCGGCCCTCGCCTGCCTCCTCGTAGGCGGCTCCTTCACAGCCAACAGCCTCCTGGGCGACTATCCGTACGCGGGCGGCCAGTTCCTGCGCTACGGCCTGGCCTGCCTGTTGCTCCTGCCGCTGCTCGGGCGGGGCTCCGCGGCGCCGCTCCGCCGTCTGACGCGGCGCCAGTGGGGGCGTCTTTCGGTCCTCGCCGCTGTCGGCATGGTCGGCTTCAACCTGGCGATCCTGGCCGCCGAACGCACGGCGGAACCTGCCGTACCGGGCGTCTTCGTAGGCTGCGCCCCGGTCGTCGTGGCGGTCATCGTGCCGCTCCTTGAGGGGCGGCAGCCGCAACGGGTCGTCATGTACGGGGCGTTGATCGTGGCCGCGGGTGCCTTCACCGTGCAGGGGTGGGGCCGTACGGACGCGCTCGGCATCCTCTTCTCCGTGGGCGCGCTCGCGGGTGAGGTCGGCTTCGCGGTGCTGGCCGTCCCCGTGCTGCGGCCGCTCGGCCCGAAGCTGCTCTCTGCCACGGTGTGCGGGATCGCCGCCGCCGAGTCCGCCGTCATCGGCGTCGTGGTCGACGGCGGCCAGTGGCTGCGGGTGCCCGACACCACCGAGGCGGCGGCCCTGCTGTGGCAGGCGGCGATCGTCACCGTCATCGGTTTCGTCTGCTGGTACTCGGGCATCCAGCACATCGGCGCCGAGCGGGCCACCCTCTTCTCCGGTCTGATCCCCGTCGCGGCGGCCTTCACCGCGCCCTTGGTCGGCACCGGCACCTACGGGGTCCCGCAGGCCGTGGGCAGTGCGCTCGTCGGTGCCGGGGTGGCCCTGGGCTCCGGGGTGCTACGCCGACGGCACGCGGCGGCACGTGTCGAGGACGACGCGCGAGACGAGCGCCGGATCGTCGTTCATCGGGACGTGCCCGCAGCCGGGAAGGCGCACCAGGCGGGCGTCGGGCACGGCGTGCTTGGCGCGGACGCCCTGGCGGCGCAGCAGGATCCGGTCGCGCGTGCCCCACGCGACGGTGACCGCGAGTCCGGGCACGTCGTCGCTGAAGAGCACGTCGCGCCCGGCGGCGAGGGTCTGCTCGAACCCCTCGGCGTCGCGCAGCGCGAGCGTCTCGGCGACGACGGCCTCGGGTGAACGGCGCCCCGGGTGGGCGTAGATGGAGCTGGTGAGCGCCGCCCGCCCGGCCACCGTCCGCGAGAGCCGCTCGATCAGCGGCAGCGGAAGCAGCCGCGCCCCGTGCCGCATCGCGAGCAGGGTGTTGAACGCGTACCGCCGCTCCCCGGGCGTCCAGAAACCGGCGGGGGACAGCGCGGTGACGGAGCGCACGAGCTTCTCGCGGCCGAGCTCCAGGGCGAGCAGGCCGCCCAGTGAGTTGCCCGCCACGTGCGGGCGCTCGATCTCCAGCGCCTCGCACTGCGCGCCGAGCACGGACACCACGGTCGCTATGTCGTAGGGCAGCCCTTCGGGGAGCGCGGGGGACTCCCCGAAGCCCGGCAGGTCCACGGCGATCACGTCGTACTCGGCGGCCAGAATGCCGAACACCGGGTCCCACGCCTGGCGGTGGTGGCCGATGCCGTGCAGCAGGAGCAGCGGCTCGCCCTCGCCCGCGCGTTCGTAGGCGACGGACAGCGTCCGCGGGCCGCCGGGGGAATCGACGCTGAAGGACACCTCTGCGGCCATTGCTGCTCCAGTCCCCGCCGCCTGGCGACGGTCCTCAGATACCTTAGACACCTTGTCAGCAACAATTACCGCTCAGTAGCCCCCAGTTCAAGAGGGGGGGCAACGGTCGCCGGGCGGATGTGGGGCGCGCCGCACCTGTATTGCCTGGACAGCCGGTGGCCCGTCGGCTGGGATGGAGAGGTGGCAGCAACCGACACCGCTATCGACGTCTTCGAAGAGCACCGGCCCGTCCTGATGGGCGTGGCCTACCGCATGCTCGGCAGGGTGGTCGACGCGGAGGACGTCGTGCAGGACGCCTGGCTGCGCTGGTCGGCGGCCGACCAGGCACAAGTACGCGAACCGCGTGCCTACTTGGTGCGCGTCACCACCCGGCTCGCCATCGACCGGCTGCGCCACGTGCAGGCGCGGCGCGAGCACTACGTGGGCCCCTGGCTGCCCGAACCACTCGTCACCGACTACGGACCGACCGTCCCGGACACCGCCGAGCAGGCCGTGCTCGCCGATTCCGTGTCCATCGCCGTCCTGGTCGTCCTGGAGTCCCTCTCGCCCCTGGAGCGCGCGGTGTTCGTGCTGCGGGAGGCCTTCGGGTTCCCGTTCTCCGAGATCGCCCTCACGCTGGACCGCGGCGAGCCGGCCGTGCGGCAGCTCGCCGCGCGGGCCCGCAAGCACGTCGACGAGGGAAGGCCGCGCTATGAGGTGGATCCGGACGAACGCCGGAACCTGACCGAGCGGTTCCTCGCCGCGGCGGCCGACGGCGACCTGGAAGGGCTGATGTCCCTGCTCGCGCCGGACGTACGCCTGGTCGGCGACAGCGGCGGAAAGGCCAAGGCGCCGCTGCGCGTCATCGAGACGGCCGACAAGGTGGGCCGCTTCCTCGACGGCGTGGCCCGCTCGGGCCTGCGGGAGGGGGCGGAACTGGAGGTCCGGTTCCTGGAGCTCAACGGCGCGGACTCCGTGCTTCTCCTGGTGGACGGCAAACCGGACTCCGTCTTCCAACTGGACGTCGTCGACGGGCAGATCGCGAGCGTCTACATCATCCGCAACCCGGACAAGCTGGTCGGGTTCTCCTCCTAG
Protein-coding sequences here:
- a CDS encoding PLP-dependent aminotransferase family protein: MTSRSVKAGTAAWELLLPAASAPARSRGRSLRSALRDAVRSGRLAPGTRLPSSRELAADLGVSRGLVTEAYEQLTAEGYLRSDRGAGTWVGGAARTAARGARDLAPRPVHARVDFIAGTPDLSLFPRAAWAAAHRGVLAELPHDALGYPDPRGLPRLRTALAELLVRRRGVVADPESIVVCSGVAQAMALVGFVLHARGVRAVGVEDPGSPQHGELFASADVATVPVPVDDEGVVTGVLKERGLRAVVTTPAHQFPLGIGYSARRRTELLDWARSVDGLVVEDDYDGDFRYDRAPVGALQGLDPGHVAYTGSVSKSLAPGLRLGWLLVPESMTDEVVARKRMMDLGNPALDQALLARFVERGDYDRQLRRCQRAYRERRDVLVAALDEHFPGTQVTGIAAGLHVIARLPGRRGPQEAFLRRASAAGVAVRPLSDYADDQGSLDDSGVGHGPAAGSGVSLVLGYAHLTPARIAEGVRLLADAARTD
- a CDS encoding VOC family protein, with the protein product MPVNGQSHIRIARPSRDLAAAERFWVTGLGLDVVWRSEGGAAPGEHDLLMAGWPDASWHLELVHDADKPVLPRPTEEDLLVIYLDEPVPDALVARLEAHGGTRVPSPNPYWNEWGVTVEDPDGYRLVLCTRAWSNS
- a CDS encoding alpha/beta fold hydrolase; translated protein: MAAEVSFSVDSPGGPRTLSVAYERAGEGEPLLLLHGIGHHRQAWDPVFGILAAEYDVIAVDLPGFGESPALPEGLPYDIATVVSVLGAQCEALEIERPHVAGNSLGGLLALELGREKLVRSVTALSPAGFWTPGERRYAFNTLLAMRHGARLLPLPLIERLSRTVAGRAALTSSIYAHPGRRSPEAVVAETLALRDAEGFEQTLAAGRDVLFSDDVPGLAVTVAWGTRDRILLRRQGVRAKHAVPDARLVRLPGCGHVPMNDDPALVSRVVLDTCRRVPSA
- the sigJ gene encoding RNA polymerase sigma factor SigJ produces the protein MAATDTAIDVFEEHRPVLMGVAYRMLGRVVDAEDVVQDAWLRWSAADQAQVREPRAYLVRVTTRLAIDRLRHVQARREHYVGPWLPEPLVTDYGPTVPDTAEQAVLADSVSIAVLVVLESLSPLERAVFVLREAFGFPFSEIALTLDRGEPAVRQLAARARKHVDEGRPRYEVDPDERRNLTERFLAAAADGDLEGLMSLLAPDVRLVGDSGGKAKAPLRVIETADKVGRFLDGVARSGLREGAELEVRFLELNGADSVLLLVDGKPDSVFQLDVVDGQIASVYIIRNPDKLVGFSS